A part of Caldicellulosiruptor owensensis OL genomic DNA contains:
- a CDS encoding ABC transporter ATP-binding protein produces MSDSGARRPIFSQEETTYELKIPHLKRLFKFLIPYKKWLLLTLVFMFVATVADLISPYLLKQAVDIYIPKKNFKGILIIGFLMILMLFINKECSKNKIQLANRTGQMVLFDIRKALFDHIQNLSFSFFDRNSTGRITVRIVNDVNTLNNLFTNGIVNVITDMSTLIIATVIMFSINFKLALVTFSVIPVFLAVLFATRNAIKRNWRQVRRKISNLNAYIHENISGIRVIQAYVRQKVNRSIFKEVIDDVFLSWMKAVKVNGIFAPAIEVCSMIGTLIIYFYGVKLLKINGVTVGTLIAFVSYLDRFWRPVVTLSNFYNQLLVASASSERIFEVLAIEPEIKEDENPVYIEDFKDRIEFKNVWFAYKDKEYVLKDVSFEIKKGTMVALAGVTGSGKTTIANLLARFYDPQMGSILIDGIDLKKISFKSLRRLIGIVQQEPFLFSGSILENILYGRPDAKFEDVVRVCKFLGIHEFISELENGYDTQVSERGTRLSTGQKQLICLARVMLQNPPILILDEATASLDTQSEIMVQNALSKVMKDRTCVVIAHRLSTIKDADLIIVMEKGKIKEMGNHQELIKKRGIYYNLCMSQIKFVKAS; encoded by the coding sequence ATGTCTGATTCTGGAGCCAGAAGACCAATATTTTCACAGGAAGAAACTACTTATGAGCTAAAGATACCTCATTTAAAAAGACTTTTTAAGTTTTTGATACCATACAAAAAATGGCTTTTACTTACGCTTGTTTTTATGTTTGTTGCAACAGTTGCAGATTTAATCTCACCGTATTTATTGAAACAGGCAGTTGATATATATATACCAAAGAAAAATTTTAAAGGTATTCTGATAATTGGTTTTTTAATGATTTTGATGCTTTTTATAAACAAGGAATGTTCTAAAAACAAAATACAACTTGCAAACAGAACAGGGCAGATGGTGTTGTTTGATATAAGAAAAGCACTGTTTGATCATATACAAAACCTTTCGTTCAGCTTTTTTGACAGAAATTCAACAGGAAGAATTACAGTGAGAATAGTAAACGATGTAAATACTCTCAATAATTTGTTTACAAATGGTATAGTGAATGTAATAACTGATATGTCAACATTGATCATTGCCACTGTCATAATGTTTTCCATAAATTTTAAGTTAGCTCTTGTAACATTCTCGGTAATACCAGTATTTTTAGCAGTTTTATTTGCCACAAGAAACGCAATAAAAAGAAACTGGAGACAGGTGAGAAGAAAGATTTCAAATCTTAATGCATATATACATGAAAATATAAGCGGAATAAGAGTTATTCAAGCTTATGTAAGGCAAAAGGTGAACAGGTCAATATTCAAAGAGGTAATAGACGATGTATTTTTATCATGGATGAAAGCGGTGAAGGTAAACGGCATTTTTGCACCAGCTATAGAAGTTTGTTCTATGATAGGCACTCTTATAATCTACTTTTATGGTGTAAAACTTTTGAAAATAAACGGAGTGACAGTTGGAACTTTGATTGCATTTGTCAGTTATCTTGATAGGTTCTGGCGTCCTGTTGTGACACTTTCTAATTTTTATAATCAGCTTCTTGTGGCAAGTGCATCTTCTGAAAGGATTTTTGAAGTTCTGGCAATCGAGCCAGAGATAAAAGAAGATGAAAATCCTGTTTATATAGAAGATTTTAAAGATAGGATTGAGTTTAAAAATGTGTGGTTTGCATACAAGGATAAGGAATATGTTTTAAAGGATGTATCGTTTGAGATAAAAAAAGGTACAATGGTTGCACTTGCTGGTGTAACAGGTTCTGGTAAGACCACTATAGCAAATCTTCTTGCAAGATTTTACGACCCGCAGATGGGAAGTATACTAATTGACGGTATTGATTTGAAAAAAATCAGTTTTAAGAGTCTGAGAAGACTTATAGGGATTGTACAGCAAGAACCGTTTTTGTTTTCAGGAAGCATTCTTGAAAATATTTTGTATGGCAGACCCGATGCAAAGTTTGAGGATGTAGTAAGAGTTTGCAAATTTCTCGGCATTCATGAATTTATATCAGAACTTGAAAATGGATATGATACACAGGTAAGTGAAAGAGGAACAAGGCTTTCAACAGGACAAAAACAGCTTATATGTCTTGCAAGAGTTATGCTGCAAAATCCACCTATTTTGATTCTGGATGAGGCAACAGCTTCTTTAGATACACAGAGCGAGATAATGGTTCAAAATGCTCTGAGCAAGGTAATGAAGGACAGGACCTGTGTGGTGATAGCCCATAGACTTTCAACAATAAAAGATGCTGACCTTATAATTGTTATGGAAAAGGGTAAAATTAAAGAGATGGGAAATCATCAGGAACTTATAAAGAAGAGGGGTATTTATTATAATCTTTGTATGAGCCAAATAAAATTCGTAAAGGCAAGTTAA
- a CDS encoding stage II sporulation protein M: protein MKFVLQTFKTEKKLIFISFLIFALSCLLGILTGIYFGDEIQKLLNQYLRKLFESIIKDAKSSYLLFIGILKNNMKVYFIIITLGTLSFGLISALVLFTNGFIVGAIGAISAKHVSIAKTLLLILPHGIFEIAAFLIGSAASAIFLESAVLSKEKPDIKLSFKRFLVLAVCGAILVVFAAFIEAFVTLRFAK from the coding sequence GTGAAGTTTGTACTTCAAACATTCAAAACTGAAAAGAAATTGATTTTTATATCTTTTTTAATTTTTGCTCTTTCATGTCTTTTAGGTATTTTAACTGGAATTTATTTTGGAGATGAAATCCAAAAGCTTCTCAATCAATACTTAAGAAAGTTGTTTGAAAGCATAATAAAAGATGCAAAATCCTCTTATCTTCTTTTCATAGGAATTCTTAAGAACAATATGAAAGTTTATTTTATAATAATCACACTTGGAACTCTGAGTTTTGGATTAATATCAGCACTTGTCCTCTTTACAAATGGTTTTATAGTGGGAGCTATTGGAGCAATCTCTGCAAAACATGTGTCAATTGCAAAGACTCTACTTTTGATATTGCCCCATGGTATATTTGAAATTGCTGCATTTTTGATAGGAAGCGCAGCCTCTGCCATCTTCCTTGAAAGTGCAGTTTTATCAAAAGAAAAGCCTGACATAAAGCTCTCTTTCAAAAGATTTTTAGTTCTTGCTGTTTGCGGAGCTATATTAGTAGTATTTGCTGCATTCATCGAAGCTTTCGTAACATTGAGATTTGCAAAATAA
- a CDS encoding MBL fold metallo-hydrolase → MKITYLAHASFLIETKSGVKILTDPYDNSVGYTVFELSADVVLTSHKHFDHAYTKSLKGDYVLVEKEGEFNVKGVKIKGIKTFHDKEKGQKRGENIVFVIEDEFSIAHLGDLGHELAAAELEKMGKVDILLIPVGGVYTIDAKEALNVAKAVNPRVIIPMHYKTEKLKFDLGKVEEFTKHFEDVEVLQTSEIEINSLPEKQKVLVLKYKG, encoded by the coding sequence ATGAAGATAACATACCTTGCACATGCAAGCTTTTTGATAGAGACAAAATCAGGAGTAAAAATCCTCACAGACCCTTACGACAACTCTGTTGGCTACACAGTGTTTGAACTATCTGCAGATGTAGTGCTGACATCTCACAAACATTTTGACCATGCCTATACAAAAAGCTTAAAAGGAGATTATGTGCTTGTTGAAAAGGAAGGAGAGTTCAACGTCAAAGGTGTTAAAATAAAAGGTATAAAGACCTTCCATGACAAAGAAAAAGGACAAAAACGAGGAGAAAACATTGTGTTTGTCATTGAGGATGAGTTTTCAATTGCACATCTTGGCGATTTGGGCCATGAGCTTGCAGCAGCTGAACTTGAAAAGATGGGAAAAGTTGATATTCTGCTCATTCCTGTTGGCGGCGTGTATACAATTGATGCCAAAGAGGCTTTAAATGTCGCAAAGGCTGTAAATCCAAGAGTTATAATTCCTATGCATTATAAGACAGAAAAGCTCAAGTTTGATCTTGGAAAGGTAGAGGAGTTTACAAAGCATTTTGAAGATGTTGAAGTTTTGCAGACAAGTGAGATTGAAATCAATAGTCTTCCTGAAAAGCAGAAAGTTTTGGTACTTAAATACAAAGGATAA
- a CDS encoding O-antigen ligase family protein codes for MAKKGERKSISQSASKFGESETSIFPGKTLAAYKTFVLFAFCVLVLMSPYYRGLYFDYELSVFQAIMAGIFILFAIYLYLSKEGFLVNSKLELILLLFMVAYIVPYFFAANRRLALGEFFKYAFYFAVFYVASRISKGKAEKFAILNTLFLSTVGVAFLGYQAAVKLIPETARPLGMAMNGLWVGNMINSTLQYHNTAGTVLAFGFIISLMLAIYSENKLLKSLYFAFSSFIFTAFFYTYSRGSYITLLLALLVFFLLLPREKRILLIFNIAIVGAFVIAFLNKVGANLNEHGKVKLWLVLLFQMLLVFVLTYVFGFVERRLYGISNNIYIAGAAVVGILAIIGFAIALKTHLIPSDMVEKMKSIAMFWKERNFVERMVFYKDGLKIFLKSPVFGYGGGAWVSLYFMYQSYLYFTTQSHNYFLQVLLDTGIVGFCILLIFLWFLFSTSLKAWAKKEQKENIIIAGLVAAAVQLYFHSALDFDFSLASVQVLLFAGLGVLVSTSLQILQKHKQEKVIYTGKTTNFVPALLAIFYLFVIVISLNFRLGNYYANIGQQALQMGNLTAAYSFLSKAVTYDPLSSNALSDYAVALYRIGDQNKDANLIAKADGYFKQAIVNDRFNAKIRFKYAVYLLSHGAIDSGLSQIEEGIKLQPLQPANYELKADAYAKVGDYYLGKGDKEKARKYYEVVLKIPEEINRVKKEKERMPEVIKQDPNSHKFGITEKILQIVNEVKKKI; via the coding sequence ATGGCAAAAAAAGGTGAGAGAAAAAGTATATCTCAAAGTGCCAGTAAATTTGGTGAAAGTGAAACCTCAATTTTTCCCGGCAAAACACTTGCGGCATACAAAACATTTGTGCTTTTTGCCTTTTGTGTGCTTGTTTTGATGAGTCCCTATTATAGAGGACTTTATTTTGACTATGAGCTAAGTGTATTTCAAGCAATTATGGCTGGAATATTTATCCTTTTTGCAATATATCTTTATCTTTCAAAGGAGGGTTTTTTAGTAAATTCAAAACTTGAACTGATTTTACTTCTTTTCATGGTAGCATATATCGTTCCCTACTTTTTTGCAGCAAATAGAAGGCTTGCTCTTGGAGAATTTTTTAAGTATGCGTTTTACTTTGCAGTTTTTTATGTTGCATCGAGAATTTCAAAAGGCAAGGCAGAAAAGTTTGCTATTTTAAATACCCTTTTTCTCTCAACAGTAGGTGTAGCATTTTTGGGGTATCAAGCAGCGGTAAAGTTAATTCCCGAAACTGCCCGTCCTCTTGGCATGGCAATGAACGGGCTTTGGGTTGGGAATATGATAAACTCAACCTTGCAGTATCATAACACGGCAGGAACTGTTTTAGCATTCGGATTTATAATCTCTTTAATGCTGGCAATATACAGTGAAAATAAGCTGCTTAAAAGCCTCTATTTTGCATTTTCAAGCTTTATATTTACAGCATTTTTCTATACATACTCAAGAGGCTCATATATTACCCTCTTGCTTGCTCTTTTGGTATTTTTCCTGCTTTTGCCAAGAGAAAAAAGAATTTTGCTCATTTTTAACATAGCGATTGTTGGCGCTTTTGTTATTGCTTTTTTGAATAAGGTTGGGGCAAACCTAAACGAACATGGGAAAGTAAAACTTTGGCTTGTCTTGCTCTTCCAGATGCTTCTGGTGTTTGTCCTGACATATGTTTTTGGATTTGTGGAGAGAAGACTTTATGGTATTAGCAACAACATTTACATAGCCGGAGCAGCCGTTGTTGGCATTTTGGCTATAATAGGTTTTGCCATTGCTCTAAAGACGCATTTGATTCCTTCAGACATGGTTGAAAAAATGAAGTCAATAGCTATGTTCTGGAAAGAAAGAAACTTTGTCGAAAGAATGGTGTTTTACAAAGACGGGTTAAAGATATTCTTGAAAAGTCCTGTATTTGGCTATGGTGGAGGGGCATGGGTATCATTGTATTTTATGTACCAGTCTTATTTATACTTTACAACCCAGTCTCACAACTACTTTTTGCAGGTGCTTCTTGACACGGGGATTGTTGGATTTTGTATACTACTAATATTTTTATGGTTTTTATTTTCAACTTCGCTCAAGGCATGGGCTAAAAAGGAACAAAAAGAGAATATTATTATTGCTGGACTTGTGGCTGCAGCTGTACAGCTTTATTTTCACTCAGCACTTGATTTTGACTTTTCGCTCGCATCTGTGCAGGTTCTGCTATTTGCAGGTTTAGGGGTATTAGTTTCAACCTCTTTACAAATTCTTCAGAAGCATAAGCAAGAAAAGGTGATTTACACGGGCAAAACGACAAATTTTGTGCCTGCTTTGCTGGCAATATTTTATCTGTTTGTGATAGTAATTTCACTGAACTTCAGACTTGGAAATTACTATGCAAATATTGGTCAGCAGGCACTGCAGATGGGAAATTTGACTGCTGCATACTCATTTTTGTCAAAGGCTGTCACATACGACCCACTCAGCTCCAACGCGCTTTCTGACTATGCGGTTGCTCTGTACAGAATAGGTGACCAGAACAAAGACGCAAACCTGATTGCAAAGGCAGATGGTTATTTCAAACAGGCAATTGTGAATGACAGGTTCAATGCAAAGATAAGGTTTAAATATGCCGTATATCTTCTTTCTCATGGGGCAATAGATAGCGGACTTTCACAGATAGAAGAAGGGATAAAACTTCAGCCTCTTCAACCAGCAAACTATGAGCTGAAAGCTGATGCATATGCAAAGGTTGGAGATTATTACCTTGGAAAAGGTGATAAAGAGAAAGCAAGGAAGTATTATGAAGTTGTGTTGAAGATTCCTGAGGAGATTAATAGGGTGAAGAAAGAAAAAGAGAGAATGCCTGAAGTAATAAAACAAGATCCAAACTCTCATAAATTTGGAATAACAGAGAAAATTTTACAAATAGTAAATGAAGTCAAAAAGAAAATATAA
- a CDS encoding glycosyltransferase family 4 protein — protein MLCVVDCRCINLEKNHGISRYTYEVIRNAPKNIKQHLILLADSKNFDILAKAFNQEVGEIVKIKSSFLSPFENIEIPNILEKIQKRTKEKIAYFSPSFSSPPIIDKRIKKYITIHDLMHLDFYSSLKNKVYYSTLVKYYINTAVYVFTVSNYSKEKIIKYYGNLEKIKVIYPGIDVNTFRKLREEEIERLKDMYSYLPEKFFLFIGNNKRHKNFPYAYELYKCLKRFYPAHKFVSNVWDDKSDQEIVRLEKIDDNLLCFLYNRCEAFLYPSLYEGFGLPPLEAIACGAKVIASKCASLPEVLGEHAIYIDVFKSAEENAFEVVEKLTKLKPEFEVISQYISKYNWQDLSRKIFDFIFS, from the coding sequence ATGTTATGTGTCGTTGATTGTCGGTGTATTAATTTAGAAAAAAATCATGGTATAAGTAGATATACCTATGAGGTTATTAGAAATGCTCCGAAGAACATCAAGCAACATTTGATACTTCTTGCTGATAGCAAAAACTTTGATATATTGGCTAAAGCATTTAATCAGGAAGTAGGAGAAATTGTGAAAATTAAATCGTCTTTTTTATCTCCATTTGAAAACATAGAAATTCCAAATATTTTAGAAAAAATTCAAAAGAGGACAAAAGAAAAGATAGCTTATTTTTCACCTTCATTTTCATCACCGCCAATAATAGATAAAAGGATTAAAAAGTATATAACTATCCATGACTTGATGCACTTAGACTTTTACTCAAGTTTAAAGAACAAAGTATATTATTCAACATTGGTAAAGTATTATATTAACACAGCTGTTTACGTATTTACCGTTTCAAACTATTCTAAAGAGAAGATAATTAAATACTATGGCAATTTAGAGAAGATAAAGGTAATATATCCAGGAATTGATGTGAATACTTTTAGAAAACTGAGAGAGGAAGAAATTGAACGCCTTAAAGATATGTACTCTTATCTACCTGAGAAATTTTTCTTATTCATAGGAAATAACAAAAGGCACAAGAATTTTCCATATGCCTATGAACTTTACAAGTGTCTAAAGAGATTTTATCCAGCACATAAATTTGTCTCGAATGTATGGGATGATAAAAGTGACCAAGAAATAGTTAGATTAGAAAAGATTGATGACAATTTACTCTGTTTTTTGTATAACAGATGCGAAGCTTTTTTATATCCTTCCTTATATGAGGGCTTTGGGTTGCCACCTTTAGAAGCTATAGCATGTGGTGCAAAAGTTATAGCATCAAAGTGTGCGTCTTTGCCAGAGGTTTTAGGTGAGCATGCTATTTACATTGATGTATTTAAATCTGCTGAGGAAAATGCTTTTGAGGTGGTGGAAAAACTCACCAAACTAAAACCTGAGTTTGAAGTTATTAGTCAATATATTTCCAAATATAATTGGCAGGATTTGAGCAGAAAAATATTCGACTTTATATTTTCGTAA
- a CDS encoding glycosyltransferase family 4 protein: MNIGVDARPLGKIKTGIGFYLYNLLKVLPEKCNDINFFLFSDREICLDFNYPNVMTVIESDHKLLKGTLWYMRRIDYLIKKYNIDVFWGTQNILPFIRNKNVKKVLTVHDLVYYRYPQTMEKLNYLINRVFIPPSIKSADKIIAVSNSTKEDILQYFKVNPKKICVIYNAVIIPETDNICEREYLSKFNLDEHKYILYVGTIEPRKNIGVLLKICEEIYNETGMPTVLAGKIGWENKEIVQSIEKYSKTGFLKYLKYVNDQEKALLMKNCFLFVFPSFYEGFGLPVVEALKNGALVLVSDTSSLKELVNIDELRFDPLDYKQLKEKIIYFYANNEAYIEYRRKCNELSLKFDNAQLIEKYVKLFYDLKDGAK; this comes from the coding sequence ATGAATATTGGTGTAGATGCGAGACCCTTGGGGAAGATTAAAACGGGAATTGGATTTTACCTTTATAACTTGCTGAAGGTATTACCTGAAAAATGTAATGATATCAACTTTTTTCTTTTTTCTGATAGAGAGATATGTTTAGACTTTAATTACCCAAATGTAATGACTGTTATTGAGAGTGATCATAAACTTCTCAAAGGAACTCTGTGGTATATGCGAAGAATAGATTATTTGATAAAAAAGTATAATATCGATGTATTTTGGGGTACCCAAAATATTTTGCCGTTTATAAGAAACAAAAATGTAAAAAAAGTTTTGACAGTACACGATTTAGTATATTATAGATATCCTCAAACTATGGAAAAATTAAATTATTTGATAAATAGAGTGTTTATACCTCCTTCAATCAAGAGTGCTGATAAAATTATTGCTGTTTCAAATTCGACAAAAGAGGATATATTACAGTATTTTAAAGTGAATCCTAAAAAAATTTGTGTTATTTATAATGCTGTAATTATTCCTGAAACAGATAATATTTGTGAAAGAGAGTATTTATCAAAATTTAATCTTGATGAACACAAATATATCTTATATGTAGGTACGATAGAACCTCGAAAAAATATAGGTGTTTTACTTAAAATATGCGAAGAGATTTATAATGAAACCGGAATGCCGACTGTTTTGGCAGGGAAAATTGGTTGGGAAAACAAAGAAATTGTTCAAAGCATCGAAAAATATTCTAAGACTGGTTTTCTTAAATATTTGAAGTATGTAAATGACCAAGAAAAGGCTCTTCTAATGAAAAATTGTTTTCTTTTTGTATTTCCTTCTTTTTACGAAGGTTTTGGCTTGCCTGTTGTTGAAGCACTTAAAAACGGGGCACTAGTACTTGTTTCTGATACATCTTCTTTAAAGGAACTAGTAAACATAGACGAACTTAGATTTGACCCTTTAGATTACAAACAACTCAAAGAAAAGATAATTTATTTTTATGCTAATAATGAGGCTTATATTGAATATAGGAGAAAGTGTAATGAATTGTCATTAAAATTTGATAATGCTCAACTAATAGAGAAATATGTTAAATTATTTTACGATTTGAAGGATGGTGCGAAATAG
- a CDS encoding glycosyltransferase family 4 protein, producing MKILFISPPLAFQNMGGGEIQMLKTKKYLEKLFKLEIAIFDVVNTKLADYDIIHFFGSEYILLPLVNAAKSLKKKVVISPIFFDNKHYLSYKIATFIGKRLPFRSSVLDRLELLKLADCLLPNSFLEADYLRKAFNVLPGKIHVIPNGIDVEEITDYLNNITLEDEENFKKEYNINTPYFLYVARFDKRKNQLNLIKAFNKLISRGNNIKLILIGAPNLDEIEYYDQCKREALKSKGKIIFISALKHSDKKLWIAYKCATAHIMPSLFETPGLASLEAAFCGCRLIVTTGGATREYFRDNVLYVNPNDIDDIKEKMLAILKDTKTKELCRKSEMLKQEILKTYNWKQIAESVYKIYRMIGGLQ from the coding sequence GTGAAAATATTATTCATTTCTCCACCTTTAGCTTTTCAAAATATGGGTGGAGGAGAAATTCAGATGTTAAAAACAAAAAAGTATCTTGAAAAGTTATTCAAATTGGAAATAGCAATATTTGATGTTGTAAATACAAAACTTGCTGATTATGACATAATTCATTTTTTTGGTTCAGAATACATTCTTCTTCCTCTTGTGAATGCAGCTAAGAGTTTGAAAAAGAAGGTAGTAATATCGCCTATCTTTTTTGATAATAAACATTATCTTTCCTATAAAATAGCGACTTTTATTGGCAAAAGATTACCATTTAGAAGTTCCGTATTGGATAGGTTAGAACTTCTAAAGCTTGCTGATTGTTTATTGCCCAATTCCTTTTTGGAGGCTGATTATTTGAGAAAGGCATTTAATGTTCTTCCTGGGAAAATTCATGTGATACCAAATGGAATAGATGTTGAAGAAATAACTGATTATTTAAATAACATAACGCTAGAAGATGAGGAGAATTTCAAGAAAGAATATAATATTAATACGCCTTACTTTCTTTATGTTGCAAGATTTGATAAAAGAAAAAATCAATTAAATCTTATAAAAGCATTTAATAAATTGATATCTCGGGGAAATAATATAAAACTTATTTTGATAGGAGCGCCAAATCTTGATGAGATAGAATATTATGACCAATGCAAAAGAGAAGCTTTAAAAAGTAAGGGAAAGATAATTTTTATATCTGCTTTAAAGCATAGTGATAAGAAATTATGGATTGCTTATAAATGTGCTACTGCTCATATAATGCCAAGTTTATTTGAAACACCAGGTTTGGCTTCATTAGAAGCTGCTTTTTGTGGCTGTAGACTGATTGTTACAACTGGTGGTGCTACACGAGAATATTTTAGAGATAATGTGCTGTATGTAAATCCGAATGATATTGATGATATTAAAGAAAAAATGTTAGCAATTTTAAAAGATACAAAAACTAAGGAATTGTGCAGAAAGTCGGAAATGTTAAAACAAGAAATTTTGAAAACTTATAATTGGAAGCAAATTGCTGAAAGTGTATACAAAATATATAGAATGATTGGAGGACTTCAATGA
- a CDS encoding glycosyltransferase: protein MKVAIVHEWLTTMGGSEKVILELKKLFPEAPIYTLVYNRKKLGKYFDKYLIITSYLQKNPLAQIKHQLFFKYMPRAFESFDLSDFDVVISSSSAFAKGVITSPNSVHICYCHTPPRYLWDLTHGYLKDYNVIIRRYLEKNFHYLRMWDTIAANRVDYFVANSKYVANRIKKFYKRDCKVIYPPVDTEYFTPAKDNDIEDYYLMVSRLVPYKRVDLAVEAFNQLSKRLLIVGDGPEYKKLKSIAKSNIEFLGYQPDENVRDLYQRCKALVFPGIEDFGIVPVEVQACGRPVIALKRGGAVETVEEGKTGVFFERQDVESLKEAVYKFEQDIEKFDKDYIRSHAEKFSAERFRREFNDFINSLMNR from the coding sequence ATGAAGGTTGCTATAGTACATGAATGGCTGACTACTATGGGAGGTTCTGAAAAAGTTATATTGGAATTAAAGAAATTGTTTCCTGAAGCTCCGATATATACTCTCGTATATAACAGAAAAAAATTAGGAAAGTATTTTGATAAGTATCTAATAATTACGTCATATTTACAAAAAAATCCATTAGCTCAAATTAAGCATCAACTATTTTTCAAATACATGCCAAGGGCTTTTGAAAGTTTCGATTTGAGTGATTTTGATGTAGTAATAAGCTCTTCATCAGCCTTTGCTAAAGGGGTTATAACATCACCCAATAGTGTACATATATGTTATTGTCACACACCACCAAGATATCTTTGGGATTTGACACACGGGTATTTGAAAGACTATAACGTCATAATCAGAAGATATCTCGAAAAGAACTTTCATTATCTTAGAATGTGGGATACCATTGCAGCAAATAGGGTTGACTATTTTGTAGCAAATTCAAAATATGTGGCAAACAGAATAAAAAAATTTTATAAAAGAGATTGCAAGGTAATTTACCCTCCTGTAGATACTGAATATTTTACACCAGCAAAGGACAATGATATAGAGGATTATTATCTAATGGTGTCAAGACTTGTTCCATACAAAAGGGTTGATTTAGCAGTTGAAGCTTTTAATCAGCTATCTAAAAGATTATTAATTGTAGGAGACGGACCAGAATACAAAAAACTAAAATCAATTGCTAAGTCTAATATTGAATTTTTGGGTTATCAGCCAGATGAAAATGTAAGAGATTTATATCAAAGGTGTAAAGCTTTAGTTTTCCCAGGCATAGAAGACTTTGGGATAGTTCCAGTTGAAGTACAAGCATGTGGGAGGCCAGTGATTGCTCTCAAGAGAGGAGGAGCTGTTGAAACGGTCGAGGAAGGTAAAACGGGGGTTTTTTTTGAAAGGCAGGATGTTGAGAGTTTAAAAGAAGCAGTTTATAAATTCGAACAAGATATTGAGAAATTCGACAAGGACTATATTAGATCTCATGCAGAGAAGTTTAGTGCTGAAAGATTTAGAAGAGAATTCAACGATTTTATAAACAGTCTCATGAATAGGTAA